GATCTCGCGCATGCGTTCGGGAAGCGGCAGCGCGCGGAGCCCGTAGAGCCGTTGCATGCCTTTGCGCACGCCGTAATCGCCCACGGGCAGGACGTCGGGGCGCCCGAGGCTGAAAATCAAGAACATCTCCGCCGTCCACCGCCCGATGCCGGGAAGCTCGACGAGCCGCTCGACAACGGCCTCGTCGTCCTCGCGCGAAAGCCGCGAGAGATCGAGCAAGCCGTCGTCCACCTCGCGCGCGAGCGCCTTCAGGTACGACAGCTTCTGCGGGCTCACGCCGCACGCGCGCAACCGGCGATCGGAGAGGGCGCGAAGCTCCGCGGCGTCGGGGAACCGCCCCCCGTTTGCCTCGCGCACGCGGCGCACGATGGATTCGGCGGCGGCGCCGGCAAGCTGCTGGTAGAGGATGGACTCGGCCAACGCCTGGAAGCGGTTGCGCTCGACCGCGAG
This Candidatus Thermoplasmatota archaeon DNA region includes the following protein-coding sequences:
- a CDS encoding DNA-3-methyladenine glycosylase — encoded protein: MSSPWPRAHAHLSRRDARLRPVVRTVGPVRLAVERNRFQALAESILYQQLAGAAAESIVRRVREANGGRFPDAAELRALSDRRLRACGVSPQKLSYLKALAREVDDGLLDLSRLSREDDEAVVERLVELPGIGRWTAEMFLIFSLGRPDVLPVGDYGVRKGMQRLYGLRALPLPERMREIAEPWRPYRSAGSWYLWRSLSPTVRAES